Within Thiomicrospira sp. XS5, the genomic segment ATTACAACTACAAGATCATCGGCACCGCATCGACGAACTCATTGACGGGCAAGTGGGTTCCATGTCGGTTTACACCACCGACGAGCCGTTCGACTTCAAACAAAAAGACCTTGATGTGCAACTGTTTCGCCCGGTGATGTCGGGCATCGACTTTTACGGCGACAACCTCTTTACCACCAAAAAAATGGTCGAAGCATCCCCGAAAATCGTCGCCGACTTTCTCCAGGCCTCTTTAAAAGGCTGGCAATACGCCATGCAGCATCCGGACGAAATCATCGACCTGATTCTATCCCAATATTCAACCCGAAAAAGCCGCGCGCACCTTGAATACGAAGCCGAACGGATGCGCCAGTTGATGATGCCAGACCTGGTGGAAATCGGTTATATGAACCCCGGTCGCTGGCAGCACATTGCCCATACTTATCATCAACTGGGCATCTTGCCGAAAAAATTCGATGTTGAAGGGATGCTGTATGAACCCGTCGATTTAGATTACGAACACCTCAAACAGCAACTCTATTATGCCGTCGCCATTCTCGTGCTGATATCATTACTGGCCGCCATCGTGTACCGGCAGTTTCACCGCACCAATGTGCGCCGCCAACAGTTTGAAGATTTGTTTCAAAATGCGCCCGTCAGCCTGATCGAGATCGACCAGCAAGGCCTAATTCACCATTGGAACCGCGAAGCCGAAAACACCTTTCAGTATTCGGCTAAAGAAGCCATTCAGCGCAATGTGTATGACTTGCTATTACCCAAACCACAAAATCCATCCATTCCCGACATCATTCAACGCACATTAGCCGAAAAGGTTTTGACTTTTTCTGAAAACGAAAACATTCGTAAAGACGGACAACGAATTCTGTGCAAATGGTCCAATATGCCGTTTGAAACCGGACACAAACATCACAAGCACCTGATTTGCATGGCACAAGACATTACTCAACAAAAAGAGATGCAAACCCAGCTTTATCGGGCCGCACATTATGATGGCCTAACCGGGTTACCGAACCGAACCTTAATTTTAGAACAATTGAAACACACCTTAGACACGGCCATCGCCGACCAAAACTATATGGCGATTCTGTTCATTGACCTAAACGATTTCAAAATCATTAACGACACGCACGGTCATCCAGTGGGTGATGTGGTTTTAAAACACATTGCAGAGCGTTTGCAGTGTTCAATCGGTGAGCATGACCAAGTTGGGCGCTTATCCGGCGACGAGTTTCTAATTATTATCCCCCCCTCCGCCACGCCACCCGACCTGAAACCGATCATGACAGCGATTCATACCAACCTCAAACCCAGCCTTCAAGTAGAAGACTTAACCTTGACTCTGTCCGCCAGCATCGGCTGCAGTGTATTCCCTCAAGACGCAAGCGACATGCAACACCTGATTGCCGTGGCGGACCAAGCCATGTACCGCGAAAAACTGCGCAAGCGCACCGTTTGATTTGAAAGATGCTTTACGCCAACGTGGTTACCGCTGGCAAGTCTCGGAACGCGTCTGGCAAAAAATCCTCGACGCCAGCCAACAACAAGACGAAATCGCCTGGCTGAGCGCCCCCAATCCGGACGTGATTAAAATCAAAGCCACCGATACCTTTTCAGTGCGCGCGCAATAAGCTAAATACAAAAAACGCCCAAGCCTGGGCGTTTTTCAAAACACCCCATTTGCTTTTTTTATCTTAGAGGCCAGTATCCGATAATTTTTTATAAAAACAATATTAAGCTTTATCTGCTTAAACATAGAAACATAGGGATTAATTCCATTACCCGGAATATATTTAACCTCTCCGCTATGCTTTTTTATCATTTCCATATCAAACTCAGACCCTTTTTGCTTACCAATTCTAATATTCGGTTGATTTATAATATAGCTGCTAGCATCCAGTTCTTTGGATATTTTAAGAAAGTCCAGACAAATATCTTCCAAATCCTTCCAACGATGTAAGTACCCATGTTTTATCGCATCTTCAACCACTGAACCTAACGATTTATATTCTGAAAAATAAAAGTTTACAGCAGGCGTAAAGCCATGATCTCTAAGACTAAGTGTAGGCATAAACATATCCTGCATATCATTGAAAGAAAAGTCCTCATTCAATTCCTCGTCTTTCCTATCTGATATTTGACTTGTCACTGGAATCGTATACCTAATATACCGAGTAATGTGCATATCAATAAGCTTACTATAGGCTTCAAACCTTTTCACATCACTAAGGAGCTGTCTTCTTTCTTCTGCTTCCCTTTCAGTTTTTTGTACTTCCATTCCCAGTCTTTGCGAAAGAGCATTCAAAAAAAGTCCAATAAAGACTATTCCAAGCACAGACTCTAGTGCCGTTAACATTTGCGTTAAAGACCCAACAGGAAGCACATCCCCATACCCTAAAGTAGTTATCGTGACGGTGCTAAAATACACGTAAGTGAATAAACTATTAGAATGGGTTCCAATATTTAAATTTTCAGATGGAAGTAGCCCGTAAACCAATGCAAAAATAGGTATTAAGCTAAAATAGATAACCCCATATACAATAGGTTTTTGACCTGTTATTTTTCTTAGCATGCTTTTCTCCTCTAGAGTCTTAAAATTGCTTTATGTAATTGAACTAAATGTCATCAGATGATGTATTTCATACTTCACTCAAACCCAAAGTCGTGTAAGTATCAAAATATACAAAAGTCACCAAGCCTGCTGGTGGTTTTAATAATTCAATTTAACTGGTACAAAGCCCTTCTTTCTGGCTTCTCGGCCACTTTTTGATTTGCAGTTCGCGCTTTAAAGCTTGGCTTTTGTCGGGGTGGTTTTCGGAATAGACCAGTTGGCAGGGGCGGCGGCCTTGGGTGTATTTGGCGCCGCCGTTAATTTCGCCATTGTGTTGGCGCAGTCGGCGTGGCAGGTCGTTGGTGATGCCGCAATAGAGGGTGTTGTCGGCGCAGCGTAATAAATAA encodes:
- a CDS encoding potassium channel family protein, producing the protein MLRKITGQKPIVYGVIYFSLIPIFALVYGLLPSENLNIGTHSNSLFTYVYFSTVTITTLGYGDVLPVGSLTQMLTALESVLGIVFIGLFLNALSQRLGMEVQKTEREAEERRQLLSDVKRFEAYSKLIDMHITRYIRYTIPVTSQISDRKDEELNEDFSFNDMQDMFMPTLSLRDHGFTPAVNFYFSEYKSLGSVVEDAIKHGYLHRWKDLEDICLDFLKISKELDASSYIINQPNIRIGKQKGSEFDMEMIKKHSGEVKYIPGNGINPYVSMFKQIKLNIVFIKNYRILASKIKKANGVF
- a CDS encoding diguanylate cyclase domain-containing protein: MFSNPAQAGRDTSNPDSLTPITLQLKWKHQFQFAGYYAAIQQGYYRDAGLNVTLKEAGIGQGPIQSVLSGQAQFGVGTSEVLLNFYENSPIVVLAVIMQHSPLALAALSDSGIENIHQLASHPIMMEPNSLELMAYLKAEGVKLDKLQLQDHRHRIDELIDGQVGSMSVYTTDEPFDFKQKDLDVQLFRPVMSGIDFYGDNLFTTKKMVEASPKIVADFLQASLKGWQYAMQHPDEIIDLILSQYSTRKSRAHLEYEAERMRQLMMPDLVEIGYMNPGRWQHIAHTYHQLGILPKKFDVEGMLYEPVDLDYEHLKQQLYYAVAILVLISLLAAIVYRQFHRTNVRRQQFEDLFQNAPVSLIEIDQQGLIHHWNREAENTFQYSAKEAIQRNVYDLLLPKPQNPSIPDIIQRTLAEKVLTFSENENIRKDGQRILCKWSNMPFETGHKHHKHLICMAQDITQQKEMQTQLYRAAHYDGLTGLPNRTLILEQLKHTLDTAIADQNYMAILFIDLNDFKIINDTHGHPVGDVVLKHIAERLQCSIGEHDQVGRLSGDEFLIIIPPSATPPDLKPIMTAIHTNLKPSLQVEDLTLTLSASIGCSVFPQDASDMQHLIAVADQAMYREKLRKRTV
- a CDS encoding GIY-YIG nuclease family protein gives rise to the protein MTDETQTTETSKNDWQVYLLRCADNTLYCGITNDLPRRLRQHNGEINGGAKYTQGRRPCQLVYSENHPDKSQALKRELQIKKWPRSQKEGLCTS